The Streptomyces noursei ATCC 11455 sequence AGATGCAGCTCGACGCGCTGGGCGTTCTTCTCGAGCCAGGCCCGGACGGCCTTGCTGCGGTGGACCGGGTGCCGGTCAGCGATCATGTGGCCCTTGCGACCGGCCTGCTCCGCGAGGCGGTCGAGGAACGTGCGCATCACCTCCGCGGTGAACGTGCCGGGAAGACGGTGACCACAGGGCTCCGTCGAGACATAAGACGACTTCGGGTTCGCCGTCCTCGGGTATGACCTCGCGGTCGGCAATCACATCACCCTGGAGAGGTACCGCTGAAAGGCTCAACTCAGCTTCGTCGAGAACATACGGGCCAAGCGCGCCAGCCCTGTGCTTTGAGGACCCTTTCGGCGATCGCCATCTGCGCTGCCCGGGAAGCTTGATGTGCAAAGGGAGCGTACTGTTGGCCTCCAAATTTTCTCCAGGTTTCTGCAGAGAACTGCAATCCGCCGTAGTAGCCGTTTCCTGTCGCGATGTTCCAACGACCATCGCTCTCGCAAGCTGCCACGGCATCCCACCTGACGCTGGCGGTTCGTGCTGTAGCGGTGCTTGTCGCCTGAAAGCAGGTGATGCCAACTGCTAGCAACAAACAGGAGAATGTGCGGAGCGCGGAGAGAGTCGCCACATGAAACATGAATGGATCCAATGTTTGGGGACAGGGGAAGTTGCCAGACTGGCTGGTCGTGGGAAACAGTAGCTCCTGCTCCAGGAGGTGCTCGGGAGTCCAAGAGACCACTCATGCGGCTCTCATAGCTCGTCGTTTTGAGAGCTCTACCCGTACCGCCATTTTGCATCGAAACGGGCAGATGACGGTGTTGGTGCTTTCACTGTTCCCGCTGCGTCGCACGACGCAGCCCATGGCACACGAAACGAGTAACACGATTCACCAGTTGGCTCAGTGCGATCCCGTGTCCGTCGAAGCGATGCCTAGCGATTCACCCGAGCGCCGGACCTCGTGTGCTGGGTGAGAAGGTTGGCTAAGGATTCCCAGCGCAGGGCCTCCGTCAAGCGTGTCTTTCTTTTTAGGGCGGAGAACTTGCCATGAGAGACAAGACAGCCGAGCTTCGCCAGTCGAGAGACGGCTACATGTCTCCGGATGCGCGCCCCGGACATTCGATGCAACATGGCACATGCCTCACGGGGCAAGATCCGTATGCGAGTACCCGAAAGGACAAGCGGAATCCACAGACCACCACCGGTCACACCCCGACCACGCACTCGACCTGAGAGTGCCCGCCAACTGAGAACGTCGCGCCTTGGGTCAGCCCGCCCCCTTGCAGACACCGCATGCCGCTGGTGAGATCGCACCGGAAGACCAGCCGTCACCCTCTACGACACCACGAGTTCAACCTCAGTAACCACCCATCTCGACAAGCGAGAACGCTTCAGCCCTGACCCAAGCAGCCCTCGTCCTCAACAACGCCTGACGATCATGAACGCTGAGAAAACCTCATTGAGGTGTTCTCAGCGAAAGGGGTGCGGTCCGGGCTGGTGAAGACGTGAAGCCCCTGGTAGGAACGGGTCTGCCAAGATCACGTTCCTGAATCCCAGAGGCTTCACGATGGTTCGCTATTCTGCCATGCTCGACGTGCCACGCCCGGTGGTGGAGTACTTGTCCCGGCTGTTGGCCGCGCACCGCCGTGCGATCGGCACGCCGAAGGGATCGCGGGCACTGGGCCCGTTCCGCCAGGCGGTGTTGATACTGCGCTGGTTCCGGGAGAAGAGGTGTGTGCACTGCGCCGCGGTGGATGCTGGGATCTCGCAAGCCACCGGCTACCGCTACCTTCATGAAGGCATCGACGTTCTCGCGGGGCAGGCCCCTGACCTGCACGAAGTCCTCCAGCAGTGCCGGCGCGAGGGGACGAGCCATGTGGTCCTGGACGGCACACTGATCGAGTGTGACCGGCTCGCCGGGGCGCGGGAGACGGGGACGGACTGGTGGTACTCAGCCAAGCACAAGGCCTTCGGTGGGAATATCCAGTTCCTCTCTGCCCCCGACGGTACCCCGCTGTGGGTTTCCGACGTCGAGCCCGGCTCCGTTCCAGACATCACCGCCACTCGACACCACGTGCTACCCGCGCTCTACAAGGCGGCCGCCGAAGGCCTGCCGACCCTGGCCGACAAGGGCTACCAAGGCGCCGGCATCGGAGTGCACACCCCCATCAAGCGGCCCTGCGGCCGCTCCGAGAAAGCTCTGCATGTCAACAACCGCACCTACAACCAACTCCTCCGCGGCATCCGAGCACTGGGCGAACGCACCGCCGCTGAACTCAAGCAACGCTGGCGGGCCCTACAGCACGTTACCCTCAGCCCCAGCCGCATCGGCGCCATCGCCCAAGCCGCCCTCACCCTCAACAACCAATGGAAATAACCCCCGTTGAGAAAACCTCAATGGACGCCAGCCTTCGCCGCGCTGGTCACCGCATCTTCGTGCTCACGAGGCACGGCAAGGCAGACTGTGCCGCACATGGCTGGCCCAACGCACCGGCTGGCTGTGACCGCACCGTCTCCCGGCTATACTTTCCCTCCCTGTCACGGGTGAACGCCGCCACCAGTGATCGCCTGGGTTGAGCCAGTCCCACACCACCACGATCGGAACCTTAGGGCTCGCAGAGAATCAACATGCGGATTTGATCTTCCCTGGGGGCTGGTTGCCGTACTTGTTGAGGTGGGCGGCGACGTCCGTGGGAGTGCGGAATCGGGCGGTTGAGGCCGGGATGGCTGTGTCGGTCAGGAGGGGCCGGACTTCCTGGACGGCCCGGGTGAGGGTGCTCGTGGCGACGCCGAAGAGCCTGGCAAGCAGTTCGTGAGTGCCGATCCTGCGCAGGCACAGCACCGTGGCCAGGATCCGGTCGCTGTCGGAAAGCTTGTCCTTGGAGCCTGCGCCTGGTGCGCGAAGTCGCTCACCGCCCCGGCGTTCGTGGCGAAGCCGTTCGCGCTGGTCCGCCAGAGCCGGGCTCAAGGAGTGGGTCAGAGCGTCCAGTTGCTCGGTGGTCATGCCGGTCAGCTCCGGGTCCCGCAGTGGAGAGGTGCTGAACCCAGTCAAGTGAACGGGCCGTTCTACGTCGATCGCGGAGGAGGCCCTGGGGTCTGTCTCGCAGTCGGGAGGTGCCTGGGGGCGGTGGTGGAGCGTGTAGTTCCAGTCGCCGTGGAAGCGGTGCCGGCTCAGCGGCAGCGCGTCGATCTCGCCGTCGGTGATCTTCACACCGGTGTCGTAAGTGCCTGTGTCGAGTTCGGCGTGGACTTTCAACCCGGTGCAGGTGGTGGTCGCAGCGATGCTGTTGACGACGACGTCGTGGCTGGTCAGCGGTCTGCCGCGCCAGTTCATGGAGATGTGGGAGAACAGCCGGTGTTCCACTTTGTTCCACTTCGAAGTCCCAGGGGGCATGTGGCAGACCGTGATGTCCAGGCCCGTCTCACCGGCGAACGCGGCGAGTTCGGTCTTCCAGGCACGGGTGCGGTAGCCATTGGAACCGCCCGCGTCCGCAGTGATCAGCAACCGGGTCGCACGTGGGTAGTCGTGCCGGCCCCGGGCCTGCCACCAGCGGCGGATGGATTCCACGGCGAAAGCGGCTGTGTCGTGATCGCATCCGACATTCACCCAGCCGGTATTCGCGGCCAAGTCGTAGATGCCATAGGGGATCGCCTTGCCCGGGCCCTGCCGGTCCAGGAAGTCATGTGTCTTGACCAGCACCGGCTCGCCGGCCGGACGCCACTGACATCCGGCGTTCTTGTAATCGCCCACCAGCTCCTTCTTCTTCGTGTCCACGCTGATCACCGGCTGCCCGGCGGCCATGTGCCCCTTGGCCCGGTCGTTGATATAGCGGAACTGGGCATCCCGATCCGGGTGCTGCCTGCCCTCCACGGTCTTGGCGTTGGCCTGCAGACTGAAGCCCTCCTCCCGCAGCAGATCCCCGACCGTGTCCGCACTCACCTTGTGCCCCTGACGAGTCAGCTCGGCCGCGAGGTTCCTGGTCGACTTCACCGTCCAGCGCAGCGGCGACATCGGATCGCCCCGCTCGTCCGGCTCCACCAGCGCCAACAACGCGCGCCTCAACCCCGGGTCAAGGACGGCAGACTTCTTCCTTCCACCACCGGGCCGCCGCACCCGGCCCAGCGGTTCCTCGCCTGCCTCCAGCTCATCGACGCCCTTACGGACCGTGGTCTCGCTGACCTGGGCCGCCTGGGCAACCGCCCGGATCCCGCCGTGCCCCAGGATCCGGGCCTCGGCCCCCATCAGGAGACGCCGCTGTCGCTCATCCAGATGTGGAAACAACACCTCAAACTTCACAGCGAGTTGGTCACGGATCGACTTGGGGACGCGCATACCACATCAACGAGCCACAGGGCCGGAAGCAACACGTTGATTCTCTGCGAGCCCTTACGGCGTGGTGCGCGACAGTGATCGTAGTTTGGGGCCGTGGCGTGAAGAGGGCCGTACGGGTTAGGGAGGTTGTGACGCAATCCTTGGCCCGTACGGCCTTTTCGCATCCTATCTGTACCGGCATCTCGCGGAGGCAACTCGGCAAGATCATCACCGAGTTGGTGGGACCGTGGCTGGCGCGGGAGGAGTCTCGGCTGTGTGAACGTCGAGGTCACGAGCGTGTGCGGGCCGAGGGCGGAGGCCCGGACCATCAGCTGGTTTTCACCGATCGGGTGATCACCACCCTGGTCATCTTGCGCTTCCAGCTCCCGCACGCAGCCCTTGCCGTCTTCTACGGTGTCGATCGCTCCGCCGTCACCCGTGCCGTCCATGAGATCCGGCCGCTGCTCGCCGCCCGCGGATTCGCTGTGCCCGGCATGCCTGGGTTGCGGCTGGGGACCCTGGCTGATGTCTTCGCCTACGCGGCGGCGGCAGGTGTCGAGTTGCGGATCGACGGGACCGAAGTGCAGGTTCGCCGTCCCCGGGCCGGCCGCCCGGACGCCGGGCCTTCGTCTCCGGCAAGCGTAAGCAGAACACGAAGAAGACCACTGTGATCAGCGACGAGGCGGGCCGCACCCTGTGGACTGGAGCAGTTCGCCCAGGCCGCATGCATAACCAAACTGCGCTCAAAACCGAAGGCATCGGCGACCTGTTCCCCCGGTATCCGCAAGTCAAAGCCCAGGTCGACGCCGGGTACCGGGGTCTGGCCAAGGACTTTCCCGACCAGGTGACCGCACCACCGAAGAGGCCCGGAAAGAGTGCCGATGCCGTGGATATCGCTGCCTGGGAACAGGCACGCAAGACCCAGTCCTCAGCCAGGATCCCCGTCGAGCACGTCAATGCCGAACACAAGGCATGGCGCCCTCTCCAACGCTGGATCGGACGCCGCGAGTACTACGACCAAACCCACCTCGCCATCGCCAGTCTGGTCTCCGACCGCACCGCCATCCGGTAAACACCACCCACCACCCCAACCAGACCGGCACACCCCAACCCCAGTCGCGCACCACGCCGTAAGCGATCTGAACCGCACCGAGGCGGACGGGCCAGGGCATCCCGGGGTGCGTGGCGGGCCCACTGGCCGACCGCGGCGTAGGAACGGGCGCCAGCCAGGACCGCGCAGGCCGCGACCAGCAGTACCGACACCAGAGAGTGACGACGCCCACGGCGTCGACGCGGGTCCGGCAGCGTCCTCAGCCGCCCGTCCAGACCCCACGATCCCACGGTGTTGACGGGTGGATGGCTTCACCAGGCAGACGGTGACAGACTGACGGCACATCGAAGCTCCGGCTGTTCAGGGCGACTTGAGAGGTCACCCCGTCAACCGGAGCTTCGCTGCATCCGTCACGGCCCACAGAAACGGCCTCACACGCCCCTGACCAGCGCGGCCACCTGACCTCCAGGACTATGAATCAGCCCTGGGATCTGGGGCTACGCCATTCCGAAGAAGATCCCTCCAGGGGCGCTGATGCTGGGCGTGTAGAAGAACTGGCGGGCTGAGCGGACACAGTCCTCGCGCGTAATGTAGCCGTTTCCGTCGTTGCCGATCCCCGTGAACTGGTCGACCGTTTCAGGAGAGGTGGTAACTTCCAGGAGCTTCAGGAGACGCACGAGTTCCTCCCTGCCAAGGATTTTGCAGTCGTTGGCGTCCATGACGTCGAATACTGCCTGCGGAATTCCTTCGACCAGGTTGAACCGACTGGTGTCCATGCTGGCCATGCGATTGGCGGCAACGAACTCCTCCTTAGCAAGGAGCGAGGAGGTGCTGCCAGCGTGACGCAGCAGTTCGTACCAGTACATCTGGTAAGTGGCACGCAGTGCCTGGAATCGACGGTCACGCTTGTCGGGCTTGTAGCCGACGGCCAGGCGGTCGAGGAGGCGCTGGTAGTCCGCCCAGTCGATGTTGCCGTCGCGGTTCGCGTCGACGGCTTCGAAGAGCCAACCGAGCTTTAACGTGATGGGGTCAGTCATCCCATTGTCCTTTCGGGTACTCACATAGGGAACTTGTCCCATGAGGCATGTGCCATGCTGCATCAAGCGTTCGGGGCACGCACCCGGGAATACGTCGCCGTCACTCGACTAGAGGCTCGGTCGCCCTGTCTCTCATGACAAGTTCTCCACACGACGAAGAAATATGTCCTTGGCGGATACCCTGCACCGGGCCCCTTAGACGACTTTCTTGCCCGGCACGCGAGCTTCGGTGCTCGGATGAATCGCTTCGACGAACAATGGGACCGCACTGAGCCAACAGGTGAATCGCGTTACTCGTTTCGTGTGTCATCGGCAGTGTGCCCGTCATAGACGGTGATAGTAAAAGCATCAACACCGTCATCTAACTCTTCCATGGAAGATATTGAGGCGGAACTGTTGAGTTGCCTGTCTCGTTGATGGGGTGTGGCTGGTTCTGGGGGTCTGCGGCGGGTGGTGCGGGCGGGGTGGGAAGTGGTGCGGTTGCGTGTGGTGGCTGCGCTGGAGTCGGGCAGGTGAAGGGGTATCGGCAGGCGGCTGAGGTGTTCCAGGTGGCGGAGCGGTCGGTCGGCTCCTGGTGGCGTGCCTACCAGGCGGGTGGCTGGGAGGCTTTGGTGGTGAGACGGACGAGCCGGCCGGGCCCGCACGAGAAGATCGGCCCGGAGGACCGTGCGGTCCTGTTTCAGGCGATGGCCGACTACACGCCCGAGGAGCTGCTGATCGTGAGGAGCTGCTGATCGGCGGGCCCTTGTGGACGAGGCTCCTGGTCGCCGAGCTGGTGCGGATGGTCACCGGGGTGGTGATGACGGAGCGCGGTGTGGGCAAGTGGCTGCGGCGGTACGGTTTCTCCCCGCAGCGGCCCGACCGCCGCTCCTACCGCCAGGACCAGGCGAAAGTGGATGCCTGGCTGAGGGACGAGTACCCGGCGATCGCCGCCCGGGCGAAGACGGAGAACGCGGTGGTGGCCTGGGC is a genomic window containing:
- a CDS encoding transposase, coding for MPTARSYPRTANPKSSYVSTEPCGHRLPGTFTAEVMRTFLDRLAEQAGRKGHMIADRHPVHRSKAVRAWLEKNAQRVELHLMPGYSPELNPGELLNADLKHHVHAARATTVDDLARETLRFLRRRQHQPHIVCGYSRAHHVRYTIE
- a CDS encoding transglycosylase family protein encodes the protein MFHVATLSALRTFSCLLLAVGITCFQATSTATARTASVRWDAVAACESDGRWNIATGNGYYGGLQFSAETWRKFGGQQYAPFAHQASRAAQMAIAERVLKAQGWRAWPVCSRRS
- a CDS encoding transposase family protein, which gives rise to MVRYSAMLDVPRPVVEYLSRLLAAHRRAIGTPKGSRALGPFRQAVLILRWFREKRCVHCAAVDAGISQATGYRYLHEGIDVLAGQAPDLHEVLQQCRREGTSHVVLDGTLIECDRLAGARETGTDWWYSAKHKAFGGNIQFLSAPDGTPLWVSDVEPGSVPDITATRHHVLPALYKAAAEGLPTLADKGYQGAGIGVHTPIKRPCGRSEKALHVNNRTYNQLLRGIRALGERTAAELKQRWRALQHVTLSPSRIGAIAQAALTLNNQWK
- a CDS encoding ISAzo13 family transposase, coding for MRVPKSIRDQLAVKFEVLFPHLDERQRRLLMGAEARILGHGGIRAVAQAAQVSETTVRKGVDELEAGEEPLGRVRRPGGGRKKSAVLDPGLRRALLALVEPDERGDPMSPLRWTVKSTRNLAAELTRQGHKVSADTVGDLLREEGFSLQANAKTVEGRQHPDRDAQFRYINDRAKGHMAAGQPVISVDTKKKELVGDYKNAGCQWRPAGEPVLVKTHDFLDRQGPGKAIPYGIYDLAANTGWVNVGCDHDTAAFAVESIRRWWQARGRHDYPRATRLLITADAGGSNGYRTRAWKTELAAFAGETGLDITVCHMPPGTSKWNKVEHRLFSHISMNWRGRPLTSHDVVVNSIAATTTCTGLKVHAELDTGTYDTGVKITDGEIDALPLSRHRFHGDWNYTLHHRPQAPPDCETDPRASSAIDVERPVHLTGFSTSPLRDPELTGMTTEQLDALTHSLSPALADQRERLRHERRGGERLRAPGAGSKDKLSDSDRILATVLCLRRIGTHELLARLFGVATSTLTRAVQEVRPLLTDTAIPASTARFRTPTDVAAHLNKYGNQPPGKIKSAC
- a CDS encoding transposase family protein, with amino-acid sequence MGSWGLDGRLRTLPDPRRRRGRRHSLVSVLLVAACAVLAGARSYAAVGQWARHAPRDALARPPRCGSDRLRRGARLGLGCAGLVGVVGGVYRMAVRSETRLAMARWVWS
- a CDS encoding EF-hand domain-containing protein, which gives rise to MTDPITLKLGWLFEAVDANRDGNIDWADYQRLLDRLAVGYKPDKRDRRFQALRATYQMYWYELLRHAGSTSSLLAKEEFVAANRMASMDTSRFNLVEGIPQAVFDVMDANDCKILGREELVRLLKLLEVTTSPETVDQFTGIGNDGNGYITREDCVRSARQFFYTPSISAPGGIFFGMA
- a CDS encoding helix-turn-helix domain-containing protein, yielding MKGYRQAAEVFQVAERSVGSWWRAYQAGGWEALVVRRTSRPGPHEKIGPEDRAVLFQAMADYTPEELLIVRSC